The following proteins are co-located in the Microcystis wesenbergii NRERC-220 genome:
- a CDS encoding magnesium chelatase subunit H, whose product MFTHVKSTIRHIVPDGLNGRSLVKVVYVVLEPQYQSALSSAVREINANNPKLAIEISGYLIEELRDGENYRNFQEDVAKANIFIASLIFIEDLADKVVAAVSPHRDKLDAAIIFPSMPQVMRLNKLGSFSMAQLGQSKSVIANFMKKRRSNSGAGFQDAMLKLLRTLPQVLKYLPMEKAQDARNFMLSFQYWLGGSAENLENFLLMLADKYVFDNKDDSVVYKEPVVYPDMGIWHPLSLKMFEDVKEYFAWYNNRSDIADDLKEPLAPCVGLILQRTHLVTGDDAHYVALVQEFESMGARVLPVFAGGLDFSKPVEEYFWDKSLKGVELALSQAEGAVAIVDTVISLTGFALVGGPARQDHPKAIESLKRLNRPYMCALPLVFQTTQEWEESDLGLHPIQVALQIAIPELDGAIEPIILSGRDGATGKAIALQDRVEAIAQRALKWANLRKKPKLNKKVAITVFSFPPDKGNVGTAAYLDVFGSIYEVMKALQNNGYDLQDLPASPRELMEAVIHDAQAQYHSPELNIAYRMSVPEYERLTPYSVRLEENWGPPPGHLNSDGQNLLIYGKEFGNVFIGVQPTFGYEGDPMRLLFSRSASPHHGFAAYYTYLNQVWKADAVLHFGTHGSLEFMPGKQMGMSGECYPDNLIGMIPNLYYYAANNPSEATIAKRRSYAETISYLTPPAENAGLYKGLKELSELIGSYQTLKDSGRGVQIVNTIVDKCLLVNLDKDISLPDGDTAHLSQEERDNIVGSVYRKLMEIESRLLPCGLHVIGKPPSAEEAVATLVNIASLDREEDDLLSLPRIIANSIGRDLEEVYRNSDRGVLEDVELLQNITLATRAAVAALVKSQTDPEGRVSMLSKLNFLNIGKRSPWIETLRSMGYPQVDPVALKPLFEYLEFCLEQVCADNELGALLKALEGEYVLPGPGGDPIRNPGVLPTGKNIHALDPQSIPTLAAVKSAKIVVDRLLERQKLDNGGKYPETIACVLWGTDNIKTYGESLAQILWMVGVRPVPDALGRVNKLELIPLEELGRPRIDVVVNCSGVFRDLFINQMNLLDQGVKMAAEANEPMEMNYVRKHAIEQAKEMGLTVRQAATRIFSNASGSYSSNINLAVENSSWEDEKELQNMYLNRKGFAFDSDNPGMMADNRRLFEASLKTAEATFQNLDSSEISLTDVSHYFDSDPTKVVASLRDDGKKPAAYIADTTTANAQVRTLSETVRLDTRTKLLNPKWYEGMLSHGYEGVRELSKRLVNTMGWSATADAVDNWVYEDVNTTFIQDEEMCQRLMNLNPNSFRKMVGTLLEVNGRGYWETSQENLDRLQELYQEVEDRIEGIE is encoded by the coding sequence ATGTTCACTCACGTCAAGTCCACCATTCGTCACATAGTTCCCGACGGGTTGAATGGTCGATCGCTGGTCAAGGTGGTCTATGTCGTGCTAGAACCTCAGTACCAAAGTGCGCTGAGTAGTGCGGTCAGGGAAATCAACGCTAACAACCCGAAACTAGCGATCGAAATTAGTGGTTATTTAATCGAAGAACTGCGCGATGGGGAAAATTATCGCAATTTTCAAGAGGATGTAGCCAAAGCTAATATTTTCATTGCTTCTCTCATCTTTATCGAAGATTTAGCCGATAAAGTCGTGGCCGCTGTCAGTCCCCATCGGGATAAATTAGACGCAGCGATAATCTTTCCCTCCATGCCCCAGGTAATGCGCTTAAATAAATTAGGCAGCTTTTCCATGGCCCAATTGGGACAGTCTAAGAGTGTCATCGCTAACTTTATGAAAAAGCGCAGGTCAAACTCTGGCGCTGGTTTCCAAGATGCGATGTTAAAGTTATTGCGAACTTTACCGCAAGTCCTGAAATACCTCCCCATGGAAAAAGCTCAGGACGCACGCAACTTTATGTTAAGTTTCCAGTATTGGCTGGGAGGTTCGGCAGAAAATTTAGAGAATTTTCTGTTAATGTTGGCCGATAAGTACGTCTTTGATAATAAGGATGACAGTGTAGTTTACAAAGAACCGGTAGTTTATCCAGATATGGGTATCTGGCATCCTTTATCCCTGAAAATGTTCGAGGATGTCAAGGAATACTTCGCTTGGTACAATAACCGCAGTGATATTGCTGATGACCTGAAAGAACCCTTAGCTCCCTGTGTTGGCTTAATTTTACAGAGAACTCACCTCGTTACTGGTGATGACGCTCATTATGTCGCTCTCGTGCAGGAATTCGAGTCTATGGGTGCGCGAGTTCTTCCTGTTTTTGCTGGGGGATTAGATTTTTCTAAACCGGTAGAAGAATACTTCTGGGATAAAAGCTTAAAAGGAGTGGAACTTGCCCTGAGCCAAGCCGAAGGGGCGGTTGCTATCGTTGATACGGTAATTTCCCTGACAGGATTTGCTTTAGTGGGGGGTCCAGCGCGACAAGATCATCCGAAAGCGATAGAATCTTTAAAACGTCTCAATCGTCCCTATATGTGCGCGTTACCGCTAGTTTTCCAAACCACTCAGGAATGGGAAGAAAGCGATTTGGGGTTACACCCGATTCAAGTGGCGCTACAGATTGCCATTCCCGAATTAGACGGTGCGATCGAACCTATTATATTATCGGGCCGGGATGGGGCCACGGGTAAAGCGATCGCTTTACAGGATCGGGTGGAAGCGATCGCTCAACGGGCGCTAAAATGGGCCAATTTAAGAAAGAAACCGAAACTCAATAAAAAAGTCGCCATCACCGTCTTTAGTTTCCCCCCCGATAAGGGGAATGTGGGAACTGCAGCCTATCTAGATGTGTTCGGTTCTATCTACGAGGTGATGAAAGCGTTACAAAATAATGGTTATGACTTGCAGGACTTACCCGCATCTCCCCGGGAACTGATGGAAGCGGTAATCCATGATGCTCAAGCACAATACCATAGTCCGGAGCTAAATATCGCCTATCGGATGTCCGTACCGGAATACGAACGTTTAACCCCCTATTCCGTCCGTTTAGAGGAAAATTGGGGACCACCACCTGGACACCTCAACAGTGATGGACAGAATCTGTTAATCTACGGCAAAGAATTCGGTAACGTCTTTATCGGGGTTCAACCCACCTTCGGTTATGAAGGGGATCCCATGCGTCTGCTCTTTTCTCGTTCTGCTAGTCCTCACCACGGTTTTGCAGCCTACTATACCTATCTCAATCAAGTCTGGAAAGCAGATGCGGTTCTCCATTTTGGCACCCACGGATCCCTAGAATTTATGCCGGGGAAACAGATGGGAATGTCTGGGGAATGCTACCCCGATAACCTCATCGGGATGATTCCCAATCTCTACTATTATGCCGCTAATAACCCCAGCGAAGCGACGATCGCTAAACGTCGCAGTTATGCGGAAACTATTTCCTATCTCACTCCCCCCGCAGAAAATGCCGGACTCTACAAAGGGTTAAAAGAACTAAGCGAGTTGATCGGTTCCTACCAAACTCTGAAGGATAGTGGACGTGGGGTGCAAATTGTCAATACTATTGTCGATAAATGTTTATTGGTCAATCTCGACAAAGATATAAGTTTACCTGATGGTGACACTGCCCATCTCAGTCAAGAGGAACGGGATAATATCGTCGGTTCGGTCTATCGCAAACTGATGGAAATTGAATCGCGCTTGCTTCCCTGCGGACTTCATGTTATTGGGAAACCCCCCTCGGCGGAAGAGGCGGTGGCAACTTTGGTCAATATTGCCAGTTTAGACCGGGAAGAGGACGATTTACTTTCCTTACCCCGGATTATTGCCAACAGCATCGGCCGGGATCTAGAGGAAGTTTATCGCAATAGCGATCGAGGGGTGTTAGAGGATGTGGAATTACTGCAAAACATCACCCTAGCGACTCGTGCTGCTGTTGCTGCTTTAGTCAAGTCCCAAACTGACCCAGAAGGTCGGGTATCGATGCTTTCTAAGCTGAATTTCTTGAATATAGGCAAAAGATCGCCTTGGATCGAAACTTTACGGTCGATGGGTTATCCACAAGTTGATCCGGTGGCATTAAAACCCCTGTTTGAATACCTAGAATTCTGTTTAGAACAGGTCTGTGCCGATAATGAATTGGGGGCGCTATTAAAAGCATTGGAAGGGGAATACGTTCTTCCCGGTCCTGGTGGCGACCCCATCCGCAACCCCGGAGTTTTACCGACGGGTAAAAATATCCACGCTTTAGATCCCCAGTCTATCCCGACCCTAGCGGCGGTAAAATCGGCTAAAATCGTGGTGGATCGTCTGTTAGAGCGGCAAAAACTGGATAATGGCGGTAAATATCCTGAAACCATCGCTTGTGTTCTCTGGGGAACTGATAATATCAAAACTTATGGGGAATCCCTAGCACAAATTCTCTGGATGGTGGGGGTTCGTCCTGTTCCCGATGCTTTGGGACGGGTGAATAAATTGGAATTGATTCCCCTAGAGGAATTAGGAAGACCGCGCATTGATGTGGTGGTCAATTGTTCTGGTGTTTTCCGGGATTTATTTATCAATCAGATGAATTTGCTTGACCAAGGGGTAAAAATGGCCGCGGAAGCAAATGAACCGATGGAGATGAATTATGTCCGTAAACACGCTATTGAACAAGCAAAAGAAATGGGTTTAACGGTTCGACAGGCAGCCACCCGCATCTTTTCTAATGCTTCTGGTTCTTATTCTTCTAACATCAATCTCGCGGTGGAAAATAGCAGTTGGGAAGATGAAAAAGAGTTACAGAATATGTATCTCAACCGCAAGGGTTTTGCTTTCGACTCGGATAATCCTGGGATGATGGCCGATAATCGTCGGTTGTTTGAAGCATCTTTAAAAACTGCGGAGGCAACTTTCCAAAACTTGGATTCTAGCGAGATTAGTTTAACCGATGTTTCCCACTATTTCGACTCGGACCCGACGAAAGTTGTCGCTAGTTTACGCGATGATGGCAAAAAACCGGCGGCCTATATTGCCGATACTACCACCGCTAACGCTCAGGTGCGTACTTTATCGGAAACCGTGCGCTTGGATACCCGCACCAAGTTACTCAATCCCAAATGGTACGAGGGAATGTTAAGTCACGGTTACGAAGGAGTCCGAGAATTATCGAAGCGTTTGGTTAATACGATGGGTTGGTCTGCAACTGCTGACGCGGTGGATAATTGGGTGTATGAAGATGTCAACACCACTTTTATTCAAGATGAGGAAATGTGTCAGCGTCTGATGAATCTCAATCCTAATTCTTTCCGCAAGATGGTGGGAACCCTGTTAGAAGTTAATGGTCGCGGTTACTGGGAAACTTCTCAAGAGAATTTAGACCGCTTACAGGAACTTTATCAAGAAGTGGAGGACCGTATCGAAGGAATCGAGTAG
- a CDS encoding 6-pyruvoyl trahydropterin synthase family protein, producing MDCIINRRARFSASHRYYLPEWDEAENQRRFGLGSRFPGHGHNYELYVSLYKELNPYGMVENLSTVKQVIKREITSQLDYSYLNQVWPEFQQTLPTTENIARVIWQRLAPYLPLVKIQLFEHPELWAEYQGKDMEATLTIKTHFSAAHRLALPQLTLEQNSEIYGKCARVNGHGHNYHLEVSVAGEIDPRTGMIVDLGDLQKAIDELVVEPFDHTFLNKDIPYFAEVVPTAENIALHIAQLLEEPIRQLGAELDKVKLIESPNNSAEIHCRGSVQAPRQLLEKTLTAV from the coding sequence ATGGATTGCATCATCAATCGTCGAGCGCGGTTTTCAGCCAGCCATCGCTATTATCTGCCAGAATGGGACGAAGCCGAAAATCAAAGACGTTTTGGTCTTGGTAGCCGTTTTCCCGGTCATGGTCACAATTACGAATTATATGTCTCCCTATACAAAGAACTCAATCCTTATGGCATGGTGGAGAATCTCTCCACCGTTAAACAGGTAATTAAACGAGAGATAACCAGTCAATTAGACTACTCCTATCTCAATCAAGTCTGGCCGGAATTTCAGCAAACCCTACCCACCACAGAAAATATCGCCAGAGTTATCTGGCAAAGATTAGCACCCTATTTACCATTAGTCAAAATTCAACTATTTGAACACCCCGAATTGTGGGCAGAATATCAAGGAAAAGATATGGAAGCAACTTTAACTATCAAAACCCATTTTAGTGCCGCTCATCGTTTGGCTTTACCGCAATTAACCCTGGAACAAAACTCGGAAATCTACGGCAAATGCGCCAGGGTAAACGGTCATGGTCATAATTATCACCTAGAAGTATCCGTGGCGGGAGAAATCGATCCCCGCACCGGTATGATTGTAGATCTAGGGGATTTACAAAAAGCGATCGATGAATTGGTAGTAGAACCCTTCGATCATACTTTTTTAAATAAGGATATTCCCTACTTTGCCGAAGTGGTTCCCACCGCGGAAAATATTGCCCTACATATCGCTCAACTATTAGAGGAACCGATCCGCCAATTAGGAGCCGAATTGGATAAAGTTAAACTGATTGAAAGTCCCAATAATTCTGCCGAAATCCACTGTCGTGGTTCGGTTCAAGCTCCCCGACAACTTCTAGAAAAAACCCTGACAGCTGTTTAA
- a CDS encoding type II toxin-antitoxin system HicB family antitoxin, with protein MDGTPILEYFLSLKYPISIYPEEESGYTALIPDLDGCITQGETLEEVMINIEEARKFILWHRTS; from the coding sequence ATCGATGGAACACCAATATTAGAATACTTTTTATCTCTTAAATATCCGATTTCAATTTATCCCGAAGAAGAGAGCGGATACACCGCGTTAATTCCAGATTTAGATGGTTGTATTACTCAGGGGGAAACTTTAGAGGAAGTGATGATTAATATTGAAGAAGCTAGAAAGTTTATTTTATGGCATAGAACGAGTTAG
- a CDS encoding KGGVGR-motif variant AAA ATPase, with product MISFSETFARVRDCFQDSSLGSLVAKLESVIIIRDVEGKIRLFLGLTGTNKIESNEENHLSTLLSEKLEDYYGHDIWWQKGEGDAYKALIDLIMKEKVKAPWFDESPSLKWYILERHLAKQAWTENKIGQQLPWDFEKVEKGYKPAIVSFFSFKGGVGRTTTIAATALTLARNGHRVAIVDLDLEAPGLATIFSEDFADNSGVMDYLLEKKVQKDKWKLSLKDINDSNLLGDEGEILKLLPAGNVDQDYLEKLARLDFQNLVNGQLQGILKQMLEEIERLSRPLDFILMDARAGFHDIGGLAITYFSHAVVIFGTESRQSWAGLTQVIQHLALSNPEDPLPLILVHALAPSLGTVGRERELRNFRQRAYTIFQENYYTESEDVPNSNDTDAPFFPIVVPYDNSLRGDIALFTRDSRHDTPEEKERLANLVKVMTDSPYQTIAEKLCQLFGRDVIINNR from the coding sequence ATGATTAGTTTTAGTGAAACTTTTGCTAGGGTAAGGGACTGCTTTCAGGATTCCAGTCTTGGTTCTCTTGTAGCCAAACTAGAATCCGTGATTATTATTCGTGATGTTGAGGGAAAAATTCGCTTATTTCTAGGGTTAACAGGGACAAACAAGATAGAATCAAACGAAGAAAATCATCTATCTACACTCCTGTCTGAAAAACTTGAGGATTACTATGGCCATGATATTTGGTGGCAAAAAGGAGAAGGAGATGCTTATAAAGCCCTGATTGATCTTATCATGAAGGAAAAAGTTAAGGCACCTTGGTTCGATGAATCGCCAAGCTTGAAATGGTATATTCTAGAACGTCATCTGGCTAAACAAGCATGGACAGAGAATAAAATTGGGCAGCAACTGCCTTGGGATTTTGAAAAAGTTGAAAAAGGATATAAACCAGCTATTGTCTCCTTTTTTTCCTTCAAAGGAGGAGTTGGTCGCACCACTACTATTGCCGCTACTGCCTTAACTTTAGCGCGGAATGGTCATCGAGTCGCTATAGTTGATCTTGATTTAGAAGCTCCCGGTCTGGCCACAATTTTTTCTGAGGATTTTGCCGATAATTCTGGTGTCATGGACTATTTGCTAGAAAAGAAAGTTCAAAAAGACAAATGGAAACTGAGTTTAAAAGATATTAATGACTCAAATTTGTTAGGAGATGAAGGTGAAATCTTAAAATTGCTACCAGCAGGAAATGTGGATCAAGATTATTTAGAAAAATTGGCTCGTTTAGACTTTCAAAATCTTGTCAATGGTCAACTACAAGGCATTTTAAAACAAATGCTAGAAGAAATAGAAAGGTTAAGCAGACCACTGGATTTTATTCTCATGGATGCAAGAGCAGGTTTTCATGATATTGGTGGTTTAGCTATTACTTATTTTTCCCATGCAGTGGTTATTTTTGGTACGGAATCTCGACAAAGTTGGGCAGGATTAACCCAAGTTATCCAACATTTAGCCCTATCTAACCCTGAGGATCCTTTACCATTAATTTTAGTTCATGCTCTCGCTCCATCTTTAGGAACAGTTGGCCGAGAAAGAGAGTTACGAAATTTTCGACAAAGAGCCTATACAATTTTCCAAGAAAACTATTATACTGAATCTGAAGATGTCCCTAACTCTAATGATACTGATGCACCATTTTTCCCGATAGTTGTCCCCTACGATAATAGTCTGCGGGGAGATATTGCCCTCTTTACTCGTGACTCACGGCACGATACTCCAGAAGAAAAAGAGAGATTAGCAAATCTCGTAAAAGTTATGACCGATTCTCCTTATCAAACTATTGCTGAAAAGCTTTGTCAATTATTTGGACGTGATGTGATTATAAACAATCGGTAA
- a CDS encoding transposase, with the protein MVPRFAPMVFEGYCNTELVCEWIEQLLLPELLPGQIIIIDNASFHPKERIKKLLAKAGCEVLFLPAYSPDLNKIEKFWARLKNYVSQIINDSENLVDAVSKAFRHLS; encoded by the coding sequence GTGGTTCCACGATTCGCGCCAATGGTGTTTGAGGGGTACTGTAATACAGAGTTGGTGTGTGAGTGGATAGAACAATTGCTATTACCCGAACTACTACCCGGTCAAATTATCATCATTGATAACGCCAGTTTTCATCCCAAAGAGAGAATCAAAAAATTGTTAGCTAAAGCGGGATGTGAAGTGCTATTTTTACCCGCCTATTCTCCAGACCTCAACAAAATTGAAAAGTTCTGGGCTAGATTGAAAAACTATGTTAGTCAGATTATCAATGATAGTGAAAACCTTGTGGATGCTGTGAGTAAAGCCTTCAGGCATCTGTCCTAA
- a CDS encoding transposase has translation MLPELLPGQIIIINNASFHPKERIKKLLAKAGCEVLFLPAYSPDLNKIEKFWARLKNYVSQIINDSENLVDAVSKAFRYLS, from the coding sequence ATATTACCCGAACTACTACCCGGTCAAATTATCATCATTAATAACGCCAGTTTTCATCCCAAAGAGAGAATCAAAAAATTGTTAGCTAAAGCGGGATGTGAAGTGCTATTTTTACCCGCCTATTCTCCAGACCTCAACAAAATTGAAAAGTTCTGGGCTAGATTGAAAAACTATGTTAGTCAGATTATCAATGATAGTGAAAACCTTGTGGATGCTGTGAGTAAAGCCTTCAGGTATCTGTCCTAA
- a CDS encoding SDR family NAD(P)-dependent oxidoreductase: protein MKLQGKTALVTGASRGIGRAIALELARQGLSRIVIVARDQERLEKLAKEIESLGVIATPLALDLTENDLVSPSIIRVWQECRGIDILVNCAGIAHQTPFLRSQFSQVQAEISLNLMALYTVTRLIARRMAIRGQGTIVNVSSMMGKIAAPSFATYSATKFAILGFSQALRSELREHNIKVVTLLPSLTDTDMVRELQLFRWLKPMSAEEVAQTLITGLNRDKTEIVVGWQSHLALWCQKLAPKLLEKIVDLASPLRQSKGKRGWREVFN from the coding sequence ATGAAATTACAGGGAAAAACAGCCCTAGTCACGGGGGCATCCCGGGGCATTGGACGAGCGATCGCCTTAGAATTAGCCCGACAAGGTTTAAGCAGAATTGTGATTGTTGCCAGAGATCAAGAGCGATTAGAAAAACTAGCCAAAGAAATTGAGTCCCTAGGGGTCATTGCCACACCTTTAGCCCTAGATTTAACCGAAAATGACCTTGTTAGTCCTTCAATTATCCGCGTTTGGCAAGAATGCCGCGGCATCGATATCCTCGTTAACTGTGCCGGTATTGCCCATCAAACCCCCTTTCTACGCTCGCAATTTTCGCAAGTGCAAGCAGAAATATCTTTAAATCTGATGGCCCTGTACACGGTTACTCGCTTAATTGCCCGCCGGATGGCAATTCGGGGACAGGGAACGATTGTCAATGTTTCCAGCATGATGGGTAAAATTGCCGCTCCTAGCTTTGCTACCTACTCGGCCACCAAATTTGCCATTTTGGGTTTTAGTCAAGCTCTCAGGTCGGAATTACGGGAACACAACATCAAAGTTGTCACCCTCTTACCCTCTTTAACCGATACGGATATGGTGCGAGAATTGCAGTTATTTCGATGGTTAAAACCGATGAGCGCCGAAGAAGTCGCCCAAACCCTAATTACCGGGTTAAATAGGGACAAAACGGAAATTGTCGTCGGTTGGCAAAGTCATCTAGCTCTTTGGTGTCAAAAATTGGCCCCGAAACTGCTCGAGAAAATTGTCGATTTAGCCTCTCCCTTACGCCAAAGCAAAGGAAAGCGAGGATGGCGAGAAGTGTTTAACTAG
- a CDS encoding IS630 transposase-related protein produces MAAPYSDDLRQKAVSAVERGEKKSHVCRTLNISRNTLDLWLKRKKQTGTVAAKTNYRRGPKPKIDDLEAFQKLAEQYGHLTQEKMAQKWANPVSRMRIGQALKRIGFTRKKGSSLLFMLNQQTRCQDNILLTQKFRKFLKP; encoded by the coding sequence ATGGCAGCACCCTATAGTGATGATTTAAGACAGAAAGCAGTGAGTGCCGTAGAGCGAGGGGAGAAAAAAAGCCATGTCTGTCGCACCCTCAATATTAGTCGTAATACATTAGACCTATGGCTGAAACGGAAGAAACAAACTGGGACGGTGGCCGCTAAAACTAACTATCGTCGAGGGCCGAAGCCCAAAATTGACGATTTAGAAGCCTTTCAAAAGTTGGCCGAACAATATGGGCATTTGACCCAAGAAAAAATGGCGCAAAAATGGGCTAACCCAGTCAGTAGGATGAGAATTGGTCAAGCGCTCAAAAGAATTGGATTTACTAGAAAAAAAGGCTCTTCGTTACTCTTTATGCTAAATCAACAGACAAGATGCCAAGATAACATACTTCTAACCCAAAAATTCCGAAAGTTTCTAAAGCCATAG
- a CDS encoding HEPN domain-containing protein codes for MTELFASAAGRHLQDAKILLSKKRWDNAIYLAGYVVECAFKFLVEQYFKNDQKAAKKFGHDLEELEGKARERLGILYPILEQQLPVSRIRGTVLGQNHPERRYYQSGYWTEDQANSAVEYAEEIYRDIILRLVLNGYISSKDI; via the coding sequence ATGACCGAGTTATTTGCTAGTGCAGCGGGACGACATTTGCAAGATGCCAAAATTTTGCTGTCTAAAAAACGTTGGGACAATGCCATTTACCTAGCTGGTTATGTAGTAGAATGCGCTTTTAAGTTTTTAGTAGAACAGTATTTTAAAAATGATCAAAAAGCCGCTAAAAAATTCGGACATGATCTCGAGGAATTAGAAGGTAAAGCGAGGGAAAGATTAGGAATTCTCTATCCTATTTTAGAGCAACAGTTACCAGTTTCTCGCATCCGGGGAACTGTTCTAGGGCAAAATCACCCAGAAAGAAGATATTATCAATCTGGATATTGGACTGAAGATCAGGCTAACTCGGCCGTTGAATATGCTGAAGAAATTTATCGAGATATTATTCTCAGATTAGTGCTAAACGGTTATATTTCTAGTAAGGATATTTAA
- a CDS encoding transposase: protein MLPELLPGQIIIIDNASFHPKERIKKLLAKAGCEVLFLPAYSPDLNKIEKFWARLKNYVSQIINDSENLVDAVSKAFRHLS from the coding sequence ATATTACCCGAACTACTACCCGGTCAAATTATCATCATTGATAACGCCAGTTTTCATCCCAAAGAGAGAATCAAAAAATTGTTAGCTAAAGCGGGATGTGAAGTGCTATTTTTACCCGCCTATTCTCCAGACCTCAACAAAATTGAAAAGTTCTGGGCTAGATTGAAAAACTATGTTAGTCAGATTATCAATGATAGTGAAAACCTTGTGGATGCTGTGAGTAAAGCCTTCAGGCATCTGTCCTAA